CCTCGAAGCGGCCGCCGCGGCCGCGCCCTGGCTGCTGTCCACCCTGCACGCGGTGGCGTCGACGGCGAGCCTGCGCGCGGCCGCCGCCGAGATCAACGTCCACCACTCCACGCTCCAGGACCGCCTGACCCACGCCGAGCACCTGCTCCGCTGGCCGGTGCGCACGCCTCAGGGCCGGCTCAGACTGCAACTGGCCCTGGCCATGCGGCACTTGGCGCGACCGTAGCGGGGTCGGCCCGGCCCGGCCGCTGCGGTCAGCAGCCGTCAAGCGAAGCCGTCAACCGTCAACCGTCAACGGAACTCGTGTACGACTTGGATCTCGCCGACGATGTGGGCGTTGAACTCGTCGAGTTCCTCGGCCGGCACCCACAGTTCGAGGATCGTCCGCCCGCCCGCCTGCTGGACGGGGTATCGGCTCAGGAACTCCGCGTCGACCTCGAAGCGGGTGACGAAGCCCGCGCCGTCGTGCTTGACGTTCCAGTCCCGGGCGATCCGCACCGCGTAGTCCTCGTCGAGAACCGGGTAGAAGATCGGCTGCTCGGGCAGCCGCGGCGGCCAGGCGCGCCAGTTCAGCTCGCGGACCAGGTCCAGCTCCTTCGGCCCGGTGGGGCGCCAGAGGGTCGTGGTCGCTCGCCGGGCACTCATGGAATCGCTCTCCGATCTCAAAGGGTTGCGAAGAAGATGCTTGCATACGCGCTCTACGCGCACCCGCTGGAAGTTTCAAAGATGCCTTATCCTGGACGACAGTCACCTCGGGACGGAGGAGCAGGCTCCATGACCGCCACAGACCCGGCGCTGACCGCCCTCGCGCAGGGCTGGTGCGCCCTGTCCCTGCTGCACGGGAAGATCGAGGCCCACATCGAGCGCGCTCTGCAGGCGGGCCACGACCTGAGCGTGCGCGAGTACTCCCTGCTGGACGTGCTCAGCCGCCAGCACGACGGAGTGGGCGGCCATCTGCAGATGAAGCAGGTCGCCGACGCGGTCGTCCTGAGTCAGAGCGCGACCACCCGCTTGGTGACCCGCCTCGAGGACCGCGGGCTGCTGTCCCGCTATCTGTGCCCCACGGACCGCCGCGGCATCTACACCGACGTCACCGAGGCGGGCCTCGAGCTGCTCGGAGAGGCCCGTCCCACGAACGAGGCCGCCCTGCGGGAGGCACTCGACGAGGCCGCCCGCAATCCCGAGCTCGCCCCGCTCGTACGAGCCGTGGAGACCTTGCGCGTCCCCGCCTGAGACCCCGGGCACGTCGACGTGGCCGGGGTCGCGGAAGAGGCGTGAGCCTCAGCGCTCGCCGACCGTCAGCACCAGCTTGCCGCGGGTGTGGCCGTCGCGGCTGATGCGCCAGGCCTCCGCGGCCTCGGACAGCGGCAGCGCCCGGTCGATGTGCACGGTCAGCCGCCCCTGGTCGGCCAACTCGGCGAGCGCCGCCAGATCGGCCGGGTCGGGGCGCACCCACACGTAGTGGCCGCCCTTCTCCAACGCGTCCGTGTCGACGATGGACGCCACCCGCTCGGGACTCTTCAGGACCTGCCGCGAGACGCCCACCGCTTCGCCGCCGACGAAGTCGAGCGCCGCGTCGACGCCGTCCGGGGCCAGCGCGCGGATCCGGTCGACGAGCCCGTCGCCGTACGTCACGGGCTCGCCTCCCAGCTCACGCACGAAGTCGTGGTTGCGTTCGCTCGCGGTTCCGATGACGCGGGCGCCGAGCGCGGCGGCGATCTGGACGCCGAACATGCCGACCCCGCCGGCCGCAGCGTGGACCAGGACGGTCTCGCCGGCGCCGACACCGACACGCTTGGCGGACTGGTAGGCGGTCAGGCCGGCCAGCGGCACTCCGGCGGCCTGCTCCCAGGTGAGCGAGGCCGGCTTGCGCGCCAGCAGGCGCACGTGTGCGGAAACCAGTTCGGCGTAGGTGCCGAGCTGCACGGAGTCCTTGCGGACGTAGCCGTACACCTCGTCGCCGGGCGCGAACTCCTCCACGTCCAGTCCCACCCGCTCGACGACTCCGGCCACGTCCCAGCCGGGGATCATCGGGAAGCGCGTCTCCATGAGGGCGTCGAGGAGTCCCTCACCGAGCTTCCAGTCCACCGGGTTCACACCGGCGGCCTTCACGCGGACGAGAACCTCGCCGGGGGCGACCTTCGGGTCCGGGTGGTCCGTCAGTTTCAGATCTTCGGGCTGACCGTACTGCTGCAGTGTCATGGCCTTCATACCTTCCATGTAACCACACGCGTTTGCATATAGCCCGCGCCTGCAATTATTGTCTTCGCTCGTAAACATCGCACGCAATCCAACCCTCGCACACAACCGCATGGAAGGCGCACACCATGCCCCTCGCGCTCCTGGCCCTCGCCATCGGGGCTTTCGGTATCGGCACCACCGAGTTCGTGATCATGGGCGTTCTGCCCGAGGTAGCCGACGACTTCGGCGTGTCGATCCCCACCGCCGGCTGGCTCGTCTCGGGCTACGCCCTCGGCGTCGTCTTCGGCGCACCCCTGCTGACCGTCCTGGGCACGAAGGTCTCCCGCAAGAAGATGCTCATGTCCCTCATGGGCCTGTTCGTCCTCGGCAACGCGGTGTCCGCGTTCGCTCCGTCCTTCGGCGTGATGCTCGTCGGCCGGGTCGTCGCCTCGCTCGCCCATGGCGCCTTCTTCGGCATCGGCTCCGTGGTCGCCGCCGATCTGGTCGCACCGCAGAAGAAGGCCTCGGCCATCTCGCTGATGTTCATGGGGCTGACCGTCGCCAACATCGTCGGCGTCCCGCTGGGCACCTACATCGGCCAGGCCGCGGGCTGGCGCGTCACCTTCACCCTCGTCGCCGCGCTCGGCGTCGTCGGCCTGCTCGGTGTGGCCGGGCTCGTGCCCGAAGCGGGCCGCCCCGAGACCGCGGACGTCCGCGCCGAGTTCGCCGCCTTCCGCAACGTACAGGTCTGGCTGGCGATGGCGATGACGGTCCTCGGCTACGGCGGTGTGTTCGCCGCGATCACCTACATCACGCCGATGATGACCGAGGTCGCCGGTTACTCGGCCGGGGCGGTCACCTGGCTACTGGTCCTCTTCGGCGCGGGCATGTTCCTGGGCAACCTGGTGGGCGGCCGGTTCGCCGACCGCGCCCTGATGCCCATGCTCTTCACCGCCCTCGCCGCGCTGTCCCTGGCCCTGCTGCTGTTCACGGCCACCGCTCACGACAAGGTGCTCGCCGCGATCACCCTCACGCTGATCGGCGCGCTGGGCTTCGCGACCGTGCCGCCGCTGCAGAAGTGGGTGCTCGACCAGGCCTCGGCGGCCCCCACGCTGGCCTCCGCCGCCAACATCGGCGCCTTCAACCTCGGCAACGCGCTGGCCTCCTGGCTCGGCGGCCTCGTCATCACCGCCGGCCTCGGCTACACGTCGCCCAACTGGGTGGGCGCACTCCTCGCCGGCACCGCGCTACTGCTGTCCTTCCTCGCGGCGTCCCTCGACCGCCGTGGCCGGTCGGCCGCCGGGCGGGTCGTGGCGAAGTCCGAGGGGGCCGAGCCGGCCGACACGTCCGCGAGCGTGCCTACCGCCGTACGGCACTGATCCGTACCCGCACGGCCACGGCGTCGCCCCCGAGCGGGACCACGATCTCGCCGAGGCAGCCCTCAAAGCCCTGAGCAGCGGAAAGCACAGGTGAGGGGGCCGGGCCGGCGTTGACAGCCTCTCGGATCCGGCCGTACAAATGGGCCGCATGAGCGTTCCGCAGCTCCAGCTGCCCCTGTCCGGGATCACGGTGGTCAGCCTGGAGCAGGCCGTGGCCGCTCCCTACGCCACCCGACAACTCGCCGACCTCGGCGCCCGGGTGATCAAGGTGGAGCGGCCGGGCGACGGGGACTTCGCACGCCGTTACGACACGACCGTCCACGGCCACTCCAGCTATTTCGTCTGGCTCAACCGCTCCAAGGAGTCCCTCACGCTGGACCTCAAGGACCCGCGGGGCCGCGAGATCCTGCACCAACTCCTGGGCGGTGCCGACGTGTTCGTCCAGAACCTCGCGCCGGGAGCGGCGGCCCGGCTCGGCCTCGGCGTCGACGTCCTCGCCGAGCGGTACCCGCGGCTGATTCCGTGCACGATCTCCGGTTACGGCACCTCCGGCCCGTGGGCCGACCGCAAGGCGTACGACCTGCTGGTGCAGTGCCAGACCGGTCTGGTGTCGCTGACCGGAACCGCCGAGGAGACCGCCCGGGTCGGGATCTCCGTCGCCGACATCGCCGCGGGGATGTACGCCTACAGCGGTGTCCTCACGGCGCTGTACACACGGGCCACCACCGGCACGGCGCACCCGGTGGAGGTGTCCCTGTTCGAGGCGCTGGCGGAGTGGATGGGCCAGCCGGCCTATTACACGCGGTACGGCGGCACCCAGCCCCCGCGCCTGGGCACCCAGCACGCGACCATCGCGCCGTACGGCGCCTACACCGCCGCCGACGGCAAGGACGTGCTGTTCTCCATCCAGAACGAGCGCGAGTGGGTCGCCCTGTGCACCCGCTTCCTCGGCCGGCCGGAACTGGCCGACGACCCGCGCTTCGCCACCGGTTCCGACCGCGTCGCCCACCGCGAGGAGCTCAACGCCGTCGTCGCCGAACGCGTCGCCCGCTCCGGCGCCGAGGAGATCCTCGAGGACCTGGAGGGGATCGGCATCGCGTGCGCGGGGGTGAACGACATCGCCGCGTTCCTCGACCATCCGGTCCTGGCCGCCCGCGACCGCTGGCGCGAGGTGGGCGTGCCCGGCGGCGCCCTGGTGCGGGCGCTGCTTCCGCCGGCCGACCTGGCGGGACTGTCCGCCCGTATGGACCCCGTACCGGCGGTCGGCGAACACACCGATGCGATCCTCGCGGAACTCGGCCGCACCGACGACGACATCGAGGCGCTGCGCGCCGCCGCGGTGATCTGACCGCTTCCCGCGCGGGAGCCGGTTCAGCCGACCATGTCCTGAGGGACCGTCAGGTGGTCATGGGCGTACAGGCGCGTCAGGGCCGCCGGGTCTTCCTTGGCGCAGGCATCGGCCACGGTGTCGACGAGTTCGTCGTACTCGGGCCCCGTCCTGCCCTCGTAGGCCTCGGTCATACGGCCCCACTCGTCCCAGTTCAGCATCTCCCGCTTGCACAGCGCGGCCAGATCGCGAACGGCGTTGCCGCTGATCTCGGCGGGCCCCCAGGCGTGATCGGTGCCGGCCGTCCCGAACGTGTGCGGGTCGACCAGACCGCGCCGGTACCGCAGCCAGGCCTCGCCCCCGGTCAGGAACTCGCCCGGCGCGAGGTCGTCGGGGTGTGCGACGTAGTCCTTGTCCAGATGCTCGGTGTCGACGCGCACCCAGCGGTGCTCGTCGGCGTTCCAGTACTCGGTGATCCAGTGATCGAAGCCGCGCCCCTCCACGAAGTAGGTGCCGAAGCCGCAGCGGGCCCGGGAGGGGATTCCCCGCGCGCGCAGCACCGCGCAGGCGAGGGTGGCGAAGTGGCGGCAGGTGCCCACCACCCGCTTCTCGGGCGTCCGGGCCCGGTGCAGCGGGGCGGCGTCGAGCACGCTCAGCGCCGCGACCAGCTCGCTCACCGGGCGGATGTTCTTCTCCGCGATCCGGCTCTCCGGAACGCCGAGTCGGGTGGCGTCGTACGGCTGGATGAACAGTGTCCCTACGGCGGCGCAGATGCCGACCGGATCGTCCGGCAGCCCTTCCAGCAGGTCCAACTGCTCGGTGCGGAGGCGGGTGAGAGGTCCGGGCCGGGAGTGGTCGAGCAGGTCATCCGTCATGGTCGGGGATGGTAACGGGCCGGACTGACAATGCGGGCCGCTCGGCGGGCAGTCGGCCGTGCAGGCAGCTGATCGACCGGGTCGCCCACCGGTGCGCAGCCCTACCAGGGCAGTGGGCCGTCCGCGTCGAAGTAGCCCCCGGTGGGGCCGTCGGCGCCCAGCTGGGCCATGCGTACGATGATCTCGGCGCCCTCCTCGACGGTCTGCGTGCCCGTGTTGCCGTTCAGGTCCGTCGCGGTGAAGCCGGGCTCCACGGCGTTGATGCGCATGGCCGGGAACGCCTTCGCGTACTGCACGGTGATCATGTTGACCGTGGCCTTCGAGGCCGGATAGGCGACGCCCGGGTAGGCGTACGCCGGTGTGTTCAGGTCGGAGACCGCGGTCAGCGAGGCCAGGCCGCTGCTGACGTTGACCACGACCGGCGACGCCGAACGCCGCAGCAGTGGCAGGAACGCGTGGGTGACGCGGACCACGCCGAAGACGTTCGTGTCGAAGACCGTGCTCATCTGGTCGGCGGTCACATCGGCGGCGCCGATCACGGTGTTGCCCTCTCCCCTCGCCTCTATTCCGGCGTTGTTGACCAGGACGTCGAGCCCACCGTCGGCCTCGACGCTCTTCGCCGCGGCCTCGACGGAGGCGTCGTCGGTGACATCGAGGTGGAGGAACCGGGCGCCGAGTCGCTCGGCGGCCCGGCGTCCGCGTTCGGCGTTCCGGCTTCCGACGTAGACGGTGTGACCTGCTGCGACGAGTCGGCGGGCGGTCTCGAAGCCCAGCCCCTTGTTCGCTCCGGTGATCAGTGTTGTCGTCATGCACCCAGCCTCCGGCGCCGCGGCGCGATCAGCCAGGAGACGCCTCTTCCTGGGACTGCGGGTACCAGGCACGTGCCCGGCGGACGGTGTTCACTGGGGGCATGACGGCGACGGAACTCGGACAGGCCCTGCGGCGCTGGCGCGACCGTGTGGCCCCCGAGACGGCCGGACTGCCCACCGGCGGCCACCGGCGCGCGGCCGGGCTGCGGCGTGAGGAACTGGCCCTGCTGGCCGGGATCTCCGTCGACTACGTCACCCGCCTCGAACAGGGCCGGGCGACGAACCCGTCCGGGCAGATCGTCGAGGCCCTGGGCCGGGCCCTGCGACTGTCGGGGGACGAGCGCGCCCATCTGTTCCGGCTGGCCGGGCTGGTCCCGCCGGGTCCGGAAACCGTGCCCGGGTACATCACGCCCAGCGTCCAACGGCTGCTCGACAGGCTGGTGGACACCCCCGTCGGTGTCTCCGACGCGGCCATGACCCTGCTCCTGGCCAACCCGATGTACGCGGCGCTGATGGGCGATCCGTCCGGCCGGCGCGGCTTCGAACGCAACGGCGTGTGGCGCAACTTCCACGGTGCGCCCACCCGGGTGCGGCACACACCGGAAGAACAGCGGGCCTTCGAGGTCGGCATGGTCGCCGAACTGCGCGCGACCGCCGCCCGCTATCCCGCCGACAAGGAACTGCGCCGCCTGATCGCCGAGTTGCGCACCACCAACGAGCGGTTCGCCGAACTGTGGGACGCGGGCGTCGTCGGCCGGCTCGAATCGTCGCGCAAGACGATCGAGCACCCGCACGTGGGCACGCTGACGCTGGACTGCGACCTGCTCAGGGTGACGGGCAGTGACCTGCACCTCCTGGTCTACACGGCCGAACCCGGCACCGAGGACGCCGAGCGCCTGGAGCTGCTCGCCGTCCTCGGCACCCAGACGCTCGTCGGCTAAGGCCGTTCCTCCGCGAGGACCTTGACGTCCCAGGCGCCCAGGGGAACCTCGTCGGCATAGGTGGCATCCGACAGCACGTCCCGTACGGCCGCCGGAACGGGCACCGTCACCGGCTGCCACGACCAGTTGTGCAGGAAGCGGACCCGGCGGCCGTCCCGTGCGGTGGCCGCGGTCGAGGTGATGCTCGGGTGGGTCGGGCGCCAGGCGTGGGCCGGGGCGGCCCACGCCAGCAGGGCGCGGGCGAAGGCGGGATCGGGGACGGTGCCGACGTGGGTGATCCGTCCGGCGCCGTGCCGGTGGGTGGTGGCGGCGGGCCAGCGGCCGAAGTGCGGGTGTTCGTACGTGGCCAACTCCTCGGCGCCTTGCGGCTGGAGGCCGTCGGCCCAGTGCAGGGCACGGGCCTCGGGCGGGAGCGGCAGGGTTGCCGTGCCGGTCACGGTCAGCGGTTCGCCGAGGTTGCTGAACTCGTCGTACGTCACGCCGGCCGCCTCGGCCAGACGAGCGGGCTGCGCGTCGGTGCGTGCCCTGGCCTCGGTGTCGCCGTAGGCCGTGCGAGGGCCCAGCACCAGGTGGCCGCCCGCCTCGGCGTAGGCCTTCAGCCGGTCGAGGGTCTCGTCGTCGGCCGCGTAGAAGCCTGGCGCGACCAGCACGGGAGGCAGTTCGCTGTCCGGCAGTTGGCCGGGGTGGAGGACGCGAGCCTGGAGGCCGGCGTCGAAGGCGCCCCGGTAGAAGGCGTCGAAGATCCTCTCGTACGACCGCCCGTCCGGACCTCCGTCGGCGGTGGCCAGCGGCGGCTGGGCCTGGAGCGCCCACTTGCTGGGACCGTCGTACAGGAAGGCCACGTCCGCGTCCGGGGTGAGGGAGGCCACCAGGTCACCCGCCGTCTCCAACTCCTGGCCCAGCGCGGCGAGTTCGCGGTACACACGGCCGGGGCGTCCGTTGTGCGGGAGGATGCCGCCCCAGTAGGTCTCCGCCCCGAAGTGCAGGGTGTGCCAGTGCCAGTACTCGATCATCGAGGCGCCCCGGGAGATCAGCGCCCAGGCGGCCTGGCGCCACTGGCCGTCGTAGGCCGGGCGGTTGTTCCAGGGATAGCTGATGGCCTGCGCGTTGGTCTCCGTCACCAGGAAGGGCTCCTGGCGGGAGGCGTACATGCGGTCGGCGCTGCGGTACAGCGCCCAGGTGCCGTTGGTCGTCCAGTCCTGGCCGGATCGACCCCGGTCGGGCAGTTCCAGGGCGTCCTGCATCGTGTAGTAGGGGTTGCCGGCCGTGACGTCGAGCCGCTCGGTCAGCTTGTCGTCCTCGACGCCCGGGCGGTCGTAGGAGATGCAGGTGGTGACGAACTGGCCGGGGCGGGCGTACTCGCGCACGATCTCCGCCTGCCCGGCGATGAACTCGGTGACGAGCTTCGCCTGGAAACGCCGCCAGGCCAGGTCGTACTGCGGCTGGACGTTGCCGTCCGGGGTCCACAGGTCGGCCCAGGTGGACAGCCGGTGCGACCAGTAGACCAGGCCCCACTCGCGGTTGAGGGTCTCCACGTCCCCGTACCGGTCGCGCAGTTCGTCGGTGAAGCGCTGGAAGACGCCGTGGTTGTGGAGGAGATGGAGGCCGGGTTCGTTGTCGACCTGGTAGCCGATCACAGCCGGGTGGTCGGCGTACCGGGCGACGATCTTCCGGATGATCCGCTCGGCGTGGAAGCGGAACGCCGGGTGGGTGATGTCGACCTCCTGCCGGGCGCCCCAGCCGATGCGCTCACCGGTGCGCCCCTCCCCCGCGATCTCCGGGTACTGCCGGGCCAGCCACGGCGGCACCGCGTACGTCGGCGTCCCGAGGATCACGGAGATGCCCCGCTCGTGCGCCCCGTCCAGGACCGGCTGCAGCCAGTCGAGGTCGAAGCGGCCGCTCGTAGGCTCCCAGGTCGACCACACGGACTCGCCGACCCGGATCACGGTGAAGCGGGCCTCGGCCATCTGGTCGAGGTCGTCCTTCAGTCGGTCGTACGGCTGGTACTCGTGGTAGTAGGCGGCGCCGAACAGGACTCGGCGAGGAAGCTCGAACATCCTTCTCCTAACGAGGGTTGAGTGATCGTCAGCCCTTGACCACACCCGTGGACAGGCCTTCGAGGAGCTGCTTGCGCAGCAGGACGAACAGGGCGACGGCGGGGACGACGGCGATGACGGCTCCGGCGAGCACGAGGTCGTACTGCCGCTGTTCCGACACGAACAGGGTCTGCAGGCCGAGCGGCAGGGTGTACTGGGAGCTGTCGGAGACCAGCACCAGCGGCCACAGGAAGCTGTTGTAGCTCTGCAGGAACTGCCACACGGCGAGCGCGCCGAGCGAGGGCCGCAGCAGGGGCAGCACGATGGTCCGGAAGATGCCGAACTCGCTCGCCCCGTCGATGCGGGCGGCCTCCAGCACGGAGTCCGGGACGGACTGCACGATGTACTGCTGCATCATGAAGATCCCGAACGCGGGCGCCACCCAGGGCACGATCAGCGCGAACCACGGGCTGCCCAGGCCGGTCTTGACCAGGATCACGAACAGCGGCACGAGGATCACCGCGAACGGGATGGACAGCGAGCTGAACATCACGCCGAACAGCAGCCGTTTGCCGGCGAAGCGGAACTTGGCGAAGCCGTAGCCGGCCAGCGCGCAGACGAAGACGGACACGGTGGTGGCGACGAGGGCGACCACCGTGCTCATCAGGAACCAGCGCCAGAACGGCTGCCCGGAGAACAGGCGCTGGTAGTTGTCGAGGGTGAACGGGTCGGGGATCGGCTGCGGCGGGTAGGCGAAGATGTCGCCGCGCGGCTTGAACGAGCCGCTCAGCGCCCACAGCAGCGGGGCGAGGAAGGCCAGGAGCAGCAGGACCAGTACGCCGTAGAGAGGCACACGTGTGCGCGTCATGAGGTGGCCCTCCCGATGCCGAGGAGACGGTTGAAGAGCTGGCTGAGGCCGAAGACGAGGACGAACAACACCACGGCCGCGGCGGCCGCGTAGCCGAACTGCTGGCGCTGGAAGGCGGCCCGGTAGATGAACATCGTCACCGAGAGGGTGGACTCGGCCGGTCCGCCGCCGGTCAGCAGGTACGGCTCCTCGAAGATCTGGGCAGCGCCGATGAAGGAGGTGACGACGACGAACGCCGTCACCGGCTTCAGCGCCGGAAGGGTGACGGTGGTGAAGACGCGCAGACGTCCGGCACCGTCGAGCGCGGCGGCCTCGTACAACTCCCTCGGCACGTTCTGGAGTCCGGCGAGGAAGAAGACGGTGAGGTAGCCCGTCCAGCGCCACAGCATGACCAGGGCGATGCTCACCTTGGCCAGGCTCGGATCGCCGAGCCAATCGACGCCGCCGGTGCCGAATAGGGCGCGCAGCACCGAGTTGATGAGGCCGAATTGCCGGTCGAACAGCAGGCCGAAGATGAGCGCGACGAGGATCGGGGAGACGACGATCGGCACGAAGTAGGCGGTGCGCCACAGATCGCGGGCGCGCAGACCGCGGGTGTTGAGGACCTGGGCGATCAGCAGGGCCGGCGGGACGACGACACAGACCGCGACGAGCACGAAGACGGCCGTGTTGCCGAGGGCCCGGTGGAAGCTGATGTCGGTGAGCAGGAGGCGGTAGTTGCGCAGGCCCACCCAGTGCGGGGTGCCGAGTCCGACCCATTCGGTCAGGCTCAGCCACAGCGAGACCACGACCGGGACCAGCATGAACAGGACGTAGAGGAGATAGAAGGGCGAGATGAAGAGGTACGGCGCCCAGGGTCCGCGCGGGCGGTGAGCGGTGTCGGCCGGCCCCTTGCGCTCGTCGGCTTTGCGGGCCCGGCCCGCGATGGCGGTGGTCATGGGGTCCTCCTAGCGGCCGGCCTGGTCGCGGTAGTCGGCTGCGGTCTGCTTCAGCGCCTGGCGCGGGGTGAGGTCGCCGCGGTAGGCGCGCAGGAGGTTGCCGGCGAGGACGTCGAAGAGGATCGACTGGTCGGGGCTCTGGTAGAAGGGCGGCACGTCCGGCAGCAGCGAGCGGTAGAGACTGAAGAGTCGCTGCCCGCCGCAGAAGTCGTCCTTCGTGGCGTTGAGGCCGGGATCCTCGTACACGGAGCGGCGCGTGGGCAGATAGCCGGTCTCGGTGAAGCGGCGTACCTGGCCCTCGTGGGTGAGCCAGGTGGTGAACAGGAAGTCGATGGCCGCCTGGGTGTTGGCCTTGTCCTTGATGACGCCGAAGCCGGTGCCGCCCGCCGCGGCGGTCACCCCGCCGCCCTTGGTGAACCGGGGCAGGGCCTTCACCCGCCACTTCCCCTTCTGCTCGGGCACGTTGGCCACCAGGCCGTAGTTCTTGTACCAGATGGCCATGGGCAGGCCGATGACCTTGTTGGCCTTGAGGGCGGCCTGCATCGCGGCCCCGTAGTAGTCGGAGATGTCGATGACGAAGCCGGTGCGCAGCCCCTCGCACAGGAAGCGCAGCACCTCCTCGGCCTCCGGCGAGTCGAGCACCAGGTTCTGGTCGGCGTCGAAGAAGGCGCCGCCGCGCTGGTAGAGCAGCATCTGGAAGGACTGCACGAGCTGTCCGGGGTCGCTGCCCAGGGTGGAGACGACGCACAGCGAGGCGCCGTGGTCCTTGTGCACGCGGGCGCCGAGTTCGGCGAACTCCTCCCAGGTCGGGGTGTCCTTGGGGAGGTTCCACCGGGTGAACAGGTCGTCGCGGTAGTAGTAGACGACCATCGGGGTGTCCGAGTCGAGGGCGTAGACCTCGTCGTCCTTGCTGTAGGGGGCGATGCGGGCGGGCAGCAGGTCGTCCTCGAGACCGGGTACGGCGGCGATGTCGGGGGTGAGGTCGTGCAGCAGGCGCGGGGCGATGTCGCCGCGCAGCATGCGCGGGAAGCTGCCGATCTCGAAGCCCACCGTGTCGGGTGTGCCGCGACCGGCGACGGCCTGGGCGAGGAGCTTGGTGACGAGGTCGGGGGCCGCGGCGCGGGTGACCTTCAGGTGGTAGCGGAAGTCG
The nucleotide sequence above comes from Streptomyces sp. NL15-2K. Encoded proteins:
- a CDS encoding sugar ABC transporter permease gives rise to the protein MTTAIAGRARKADERKGPADTAHRPRGPWAPYLFISPFYLLYVLFMLVPVVVSLWLSLTEWVGLGTPHWVGLRNYRLLLTDISFHRALGNTAVFVLVAVCVVVPPALLIAQVLNTRGLRARDLWRTAYFVPIVVSPILVALIFGLLFDRQFGLINSVLRALFGTGGVDWLGDPSLAKVSIALVMLWRWTGYLTVFFLAGLQNVPRELYEAAALDGAGRLRVFTTVTLPALKPVTAFVVVTSFIGAAQIFEEPYLLTGGGPAESTLSVTMFIYRAAFQRQQFGYAAAAAVVLFVLVFGLSQLFNRLLGIGRATS
- a CDS encoding extracellular solute-binding protein, with the protein product MYTPAPSAFPPHPPRRALLRGALGLGATAALAACGGESTTARTSGDVTLSLWTHDPGYEAFFRKGIPEADRLTDFRYHLKVTRAAAPDLVTKLLAQAVAGRGTPDTVGFEIGSFPRMLRGDIAPRLLHDLTPDIAAVPGLEDDLLPARIAPYSKDDEVYALDSDTPMVVYYYRDDLFTRWNLPKDTPTWEEFAELGARVHKDHGASLCVVSTLGSDPGQLVQSFQMLLYQRGGAFFDADQNLVLDSPEAEEVLRFLCEGLRTGFVIDISDYYGAAMQAALKANKVIGLPMAIWYKNYGLVANVPEQKGKWRVKALPRFTKGGGVTAAAGGTGFGVIKDKANTQAAIDFLFTTWLTHEGQVRRFTETGYLPTRRSVYEDPGLNATKDDFCGGQRLFSLYRSLLPDVPPFYQSPDQSILFDVLAGNLLRAYRGDLTPRQALKQTAADYRDQAGR